The Micromonospora violae DNA segment CCGCCGATGTGCTGCCCACCAGCCCTGTTCTGGCGTACAAGTGGACGATGTTCGGCTTCTTCGTGTCGGTCATTGGCGCAGCGGTCGCGGGTGCGGTGATGGTGCTGTTCACGCGGAGGCACCGACGGCGGACAGCGGACGGCATCGTCGCGCGCGACTTTCCTGAGGTAGCTGCGAGGACGGCCCGACGGCGGGCACAAGTCCGCGACGCGATCGCACGGGCGCGATTCACGGAGCGACTGTGTCCACTCGCAGTGACCTACTGCTGCCTCGTCGCGCTGAGCCTGGGTTTCACAGCCCTGGCCCTGGACGAACTGCAGCCGAGCGTCGCCGTGGAGGGCCTGGTCAGCCTGCCATCCGATTTTGTCAGTGCGGGCACTCAGTTGGGCAGTTACCTGATGGCGTTGCTGTTCGTCGGTTTGTTCTTCGGAGGGCTGTTCGCCTACCGTATGACCGCTTTTCGTCGCTACATCGGTACGCTCTGGGACCTCGGGATGTTCTGGCCGCGTGCCGCTCACCCTTTCGCCCCACCGTGTTACGCCGAACGCGCCGTGCCCGAACTCGCGTGCCGTATCAGCATGCTGGTCCGGCAGGGGAAGTACGTGTTGGTAGCGGCGCACAGCCACGGGTCGATACTCGCTCTGGCGAGCGTCCTGCAACTAGAGCCGTCTGTGGTCTCGAGGGTTGCCCTGCTGACGCACGGGTCCCCGCTGAGACGCTTCTACAGCACGCTGTTCCCGGCGTACGTGGGCACGCATGTGCTGAGTGAGGCCGGCAGCCGGTTGGGCTGGCGCTGGGTGAACTTGTGGCGAGACACCGATCCCATCGGCAGTTGGATCTTCACGCCGGGACGCAAGGGTGACGACGCGCTGCGGCAGCGGTCCGCGGTGGACCGCCGGCTTCGGGATCCGCAGGATCTCGATGCCCGAGGCCGTGACACGGTCTGGCCCCCGATGTGCGGTCATCAGCCGTGCGTGACGGACGACCGATACGAGGCGGCGGTCTGCGAGCTGTCCGAGCGGCTCCGGACCGGCTGAGCCGGGACAGCCGTCGGCTCCCGCGGCACGGCGGGCCTGCGCGTCCCCACGGGCCGCGCAGACCTGGCCGCCGTGCCCGGTGCCTCCCGTCGACCTGCTTCGTCAGCTCGCCGAGGCGGCGGTGTAGAACGCGCTCGGGTCCCCGGCGAGGGATGCCTTGACGTAGGCGCTCCATTCGTCGGCAATGACCTCGAGTTTGCCGGCCTCGATGCCATCGAGTGCGGCACAGACCACGTCGGCGGGGGCCATCTTGTCGCCGTCGTAGCCGGCCGCCATGTCGGTGTCGGCAGCGCCCAGGTGCAGCCCGGTCACGAGGGTGCCCTGCCCGGCGAGTTCGATGCGGATGCCGTTGGTCAGACTCCACGCGGCTGCCTTCGCCGCGCTGTAGGCGTTGGCCCCGTCGTAGGAGAACCATGAGAGAGCGGACAGGGTGTTGAGAATCCCCCCGCCGCCGTTGCTGGCGAGCACCGGCGCGAACGCCCGAACCATGCCGAGGGTGCCGTAGAAGTGTGTATCCATCTCCAACCGGATCTTGCTCAGGTCGCCGCTGACCAAGTTCGCCCCGGTGGCGAGCCCGGCGTTGTTGATCAGCAGGGTGACGTCGGGGGCGGCGGCCGCCGCGTCCGCGACCGACTGCGGGTCGGTGATGTCCAGGCGCAGCTTCTCAACGCCGGCGATGTCGATCAGTTCCGTATTACGGGCCGTGGCGTACACCTTGGTCGCGCCCCGCGCCAGCAATTGTTGGGTGAAGTGTTTGCCGAGTCCACGGTTGGCGCCGGTGACGAGCGCGACCGAACCAGAAATACGCATGGGTGCCTCCACAGCTCAAGACGTTCCGTTGCCCGGGCTACGCTAGAACCTGACGCTGACGTCAGAGGCAAATGCTGTGTCTGGCATCACCAGCTGAGAGGGAGAAGTCGTGCGGATCGGTGAACTCGCCACCAGGACCGGGGTGTCGGTGCGAGCGCTGCGCTACTACGAGGAACAAGAACTACTGACCAGCACACGCAGCAGCGGCGGTCAGCGTCACTATGCCGACACGGCGGTCGACCGGGTGCACCTGATCCAGATGCTGTACGGCGCGGGCCTGTCCAGCAGAACCATCCTGGACCTCCTGCCCTGCATCGACGCGAAGGTCACCACACCGCAGTCCCAAGCCATGTTGAACAGCGAGCGCGACCGCATCGACGCGCAGATCGCCCAACTCGTCGAAGTCCGGGACCGGCTCAACGCGGTCATTGCGCTCAGCCTGAACCCGGCCAGTGGCTGCACCACAGTGGACAGCGTCACCGCGACGCCATAGCGCAGAAGGTCCTCCCGGCGCCGTTGTCGCCAACCGGTAGTGGCACGGTGTCATCACCGCATGTGACGCGGTGTCACTGGTCGCGGCCCGTTGCTGACGCACACTGGATGGTGAGCGCGGGATCCCCGCGTTTCACCGAGACGACGCGGAGATGGTCGCGCCCGCACAACGTGGCGACGTCCAGCCGCGCGTTGTCCACCAAGTCCTCGGCGCAAGAGGCCGGTGACACCAAGTGACGCATCAACTAGACCGCACCACCGTGGCTTGAGATCCACGGCACGACACCTGGAGGACACATGGCAGTACGAGTGAGTGACGTCCCCGAGGCCAGACGATACGAGGCCCGCGTCGACGGAGAGTCCATGGTCGCGGGCGTCGCGCAGTACATCCGTACCACCGAACTCATCGCGCTCGTACACACCGAGGTCTCACCGGAGTACGAGGGCAAGGGAGTAGGGGCAGCGCTGGCCCGCACCGCCCTCGACGAGGCACGCGCCGCGAACCTGCTGGTCCTGGCCACCTGCCCATTTATCGCGGGGTGGATCGCCAGGCACCCCGAGTACCAGGACCTGGTGTACCAGGCCTACAGCCGGGTCAGTGACTGAACGGCCGAGCACGGCGACGACGGAGGCCGCGATGACCAGCGAAACCAGAAAGAAGACGTACGAGGGCCAGAAGATCACCGTCACATTCGAGGCGGGGCGTTGCTGGCACGCCGCCGAGTGCGTTCGCGGCTTGCCGGAGGTCTTCGACACGGGCCAGCGTCCGTGGATCCGGCCCGACGGCGCCGAGGCCGAACGCCTGGCCGAAGTAGTGCGGCGCTGCCCCTCGGGGGCACTGCAGTACAAACTCGTGGACGGCGGGGCCGACACCCACCACCCTCATCTGGCCGACATCGAGGTGTGACATGCCGTATCTGAGTCCGGTCGTAGTACAGCGCGTCGAGGGCGTCGTCGTCGCGGCTCTCGCCGTCGTCGTGACCGTCACCGCCGGGTACCCGTGGTGGTCGCTGCTTGCCCTCTTCCTCGTCTTCGACCTGTCCATGCTCGGCTACCTGCGCGGGCCACGCCTCGGGGCCTCCTGCTACAACCTGGCGCACTCCTACACGCTGCCGGTGGCGCTGGGCGCGGTGGCCGTGGCCGCGGCCGGGTTCGGCGACCGGATCGATTGGCTCGGAGTGCTGGCCCTCGCCTGGGTGTTCCACATCGCCGTCGATCGCGGCCTCGGCTACGGCCTCAAGACGGCTGAAGGATTCGACCACACCCACCTCGGCTTGATCGGCAAGGCCCGCGCGCGAGTGGGCGGACCACCGGACCGACGGCCCCCAGTCAGCCCGTGAGCCATGCTCCGGGTGCACGCTCTCGTGATGTGGCCCGATGGTGAGTGCTTCGGCCGGTGGGAGGAGCACGTTCGGTCAGTCCGGCTGGCCGACAACGATGCGGTTGGCCTCGAAGCCGAGTAGTCCGCCTACCCAGCGGCCAATGCAGGTGACCAGCACGATCCGGTGGGGCCCGTACTGTCCGAACAGGTCTGGGGCACGGCGTGGCAGGTCGTTCTTCGCCACGGTGTGCACCTCGGTGATGCGATAACGGCGCAGACGTCCGTGCCGGTCGGTGACCTCGATGCGTTCGCCTTGTCCGGCCTGCCACAGTTCGGCGAACGGTCCGACTTGGCCCTGCCAGTTCACATGCCCGGCCAAGACCGCCGCTCCGCGTGCGGCGGGGAGCTCCGATCCCCACCAGGTCACCTCGGTGACCCCGTCGGGTACGGGCAGCGTGCCGTCGGCGCGGATATCTCGGCGGACGAGCCGGGCCGTGCCGCCCCGCGGCAGCCGGACGGATCCCGCCGCCAGCAGGACCGGCTGGGACGGCACGGTGACGGCCGTGCCGGCCGTAGCCACGGCCGTCGGTCCCGGACCGGCCGATGCGGTGGGCGTGACGGACCCGGACGGTGTCGCCGTCGGGTCGATGGGCCTCGGTGTCGGCGGGCTGCCCGCTGTCAGCTGTTGGTGGGACAGCTCGGTGGTAGGCGATGGCGGTGCTTCGGGCGCGGAGACCACCAGGACGGCGGCGGTGACCATGCTGGCCACCGCCGCCGTCAGCAATCCGACACGGCGGATCGTGAACCGTGCGCCCATCAGGGCAGTCGGCGCGGCTCACTCGACGCCGGTTGACGGCGTCGCAGCCGCAGCAGGGCGAGCAGGGAGAGCACGGTCGCCGACGCCGCCAGGGGCGAGGCTGGACCGCTCGCTGCTGGCCGTTCGGCAGGGCTGGCAGCGGTCGTGGCTTCGGCGGGCTGATCGCCGGCGGGAATCTGTGTGGGAACCGTCGGCTGCGGCCAGGGCGGGCAACCCTTGGGAAGTTTGAGTTGGAGCAGCTTGGCCACGCGCAACCGGCCCTCGGGCGGGGCCCAGAGCAGCCGGACGTCGAGGAGGTCGGCGGTGGCCTGGTCGAAGTTGGCGTTGCGTTGCCGGGTCTTCGTCATCGCACTGAGGAAGGCGTTCAGAGTCGGATTCCCGGGAGTAGCAGGGCCGAGGTTGGCGGGAAAGAGCGACCGAAAGTTGGCCAATGGCTTTCCTCCCGGGAACACGTTGCCCGGGTTCGCCGTCAGGCTCTGTCGGCCTTTCGCGTCCCGGGTGTTGAGCAGCGCCAACACCCGGGTGTTATACATCCGCGTCAGTTCCGTACCACTGACCCCCAGCTTCGGCTGCTCCAGCAGCACCTGCCCGTAGTACCCACTGTCGAGGGCCGCGCCGATGTACTCCTCCATCGCACTGATGGCAGGGTCCTGGTGCAGGGTTTCATGCGCCAGAACGCCCCCCAGCAAGCTGAAGTTTTCGAACCGGAACCGCTCGTTGAACAGAATCCGCGGGCCCGGCGGCCGAACCTCGGCAGTGTTATTTCCCGGCAACTTCGCGAAAACAACCTCGGTGTACACACCGGAGCGGATCGTCTCGACGCTGACCTCGGACGGCCCGCCGACCAGTGATGCCAACGCCGCCCGCAGGTTCGGGTCCGGAATGATTTTCTTGATCTTCCGGTCGTCGAAGACAGCGAGACCTCGCGCCACCACCCCTGGATGCCGCTTCGCCCGCGGCGACAACGCCTTGGCCAACTGCACCCGCAACTGCGCCTCGGTGATCCGTCGCGGTGGCGCCGGCACCATCGGCGACGCCTGCGCATAGGTCTCCGGCGTGAACAGGTCCACGTTCGTCGGTGGGAACGGCGGTTGGGCCAGCACCCGCTCGGCAGGACAGGGTTTGCCGCCGCCACGCGGCTTACCGTCAGCGGCCGACACCGGTACAGGTACGCCGGCCGCCACCAGGGCGACCCCGACGGTGATGAGCGTGCTCGCCACTCGGCGCATGATCGAGTCACTCCTCTACGCGTGGAAGGCATCGGCGCCGGACCGCGTGACCGGCCGGCGATCCCTGCTCGGCACGCCGAGCGAAGGCAGTCGCAAGCAGTCAAGCAATGACAGCGGCCCCAAAACTGCACAAACACTCACTAATAACCCGAAAAGGCGAACAGTCGTACACACGTCACGTGCGAGCTGTCGCGCCGAGGCAAGAGCTCGGATCGATGGCGGGGCCTCCCCTGCCGCGCCGAGCCCGTCACACCGGGGACGTTCACGACTGCCGCCTGCCCACCTGCGGCGACCGGCTACCGATCGGGCCACGCTGCGGGCTCTGCCCCAGACCGGCCTTTACCCTGTCGATCATGAACCGACCTGGCCTGACAAGCCGAGCCGGGTCAGAGTGGCGCGCAGCACTCCGCGGGAAACAGGACGCCGCACCTGTCGGCTCCGCCTGAAAACTGGCGGCGTTGACATCGGGTAACTCTCTAGGATCTCGCGGCGGCCACGTCCACGGTGAAAACGCCCGTCAGCCGGCGCCCCCGGAACACCTCGCTGGACCCGTGTACGAGGCGGACCCCCAGCGCCGAGGCGCGTACCAGCGGCTTTGTCAGGTCCCGCATAAATCGGGATCCAACGTAGTTTTAGACATCGAGCGATCATCACCGCGGCACTTGGGCGCTGCACCGGCGCGACGACGGCCGCGTATGTGCTGGCCTCGTGGCAACCGGTGGCGACTTCCCGTGGCCGAACGCTCGTGTCGAGTCCGTCCCTCTCCAGCCTTCAACAACGCGGCCGGCCGCACGAAGGTACGGCGCCGTGTGGATGCCAAGGAATGGCTCGACCGATAGGCCGGACTGTGGCTGGAGATCTAGCGCGGCTCTCAGCTCAGTGATTGAAATCCGCCGCTGACGGTCTCAGTCACCGACCGGATCGAGCGCACGATCCTTTGGAATTCGCCAACCCGCGGGAACCCGATCGTCAGCGATACTCGGATTGGTGGGCGGCAGGTGCCGTTCCTCAATCTGCACTACGTAGCGGTACCACCCCGACTCTGCGTGAAACCTCGCCAACCAGAGATCCCATGCGCCCAGTGGTTGCTCACGATCCCGTCGTGCCCGGCCCCGGAACCAGATGTCCGAGATCCCCGGTGGGAGCACGATGTCATCGACGTGCTCAGCTTCTGCGCCGTCGTAAGAATCGGACAGTCGGTAGAAGTAGTTACCGTCCTGGTAAGCCCGCGCAAATAGGAAGAGGTGCCGCTCATCGGCCGCTTGGGCCAGGAGTTTGTCGACGTTCTCGCAAGCCCATTCCTCCGCGAGCATCTCGGAACACACCTGCGCGAGCTCGTTCAGACGCAGGGGGATCGACCCACTCTCAGCCTGAGGGCGCCCTGCCTTCTTGGCGCGAGCCCAATCAGCCATCAGGCTCGTGGCAGGGGGTGACGTAACCTCAACGACGCCCCGCCGCTCTTGACCATCGCCGTACGCCCAGGAGCCATCAGGCATCTTGTCACCGGTGCCGGCATCCGCGAGCTTGATGTCGACCCCGAGCACCTGCTCCATAGCTAAGAAGGCGATCTCTTCTTCGCGGTTTGCCTTCGTCCCGGTCACGTTGCTCATGGCGCGGAGAGTAGCTGCCCGCAGGCAAGGTAGGCGCGTCGGACCGTTGTCGGCTCCGGACGCGTTTGCGGAGAAGGTCGAGGTTCGCGCGGCCGTACATTTGTCGCTTGATCGTCTTGATGCGGTTGACGTGGCGCTCGACCGGGCCTGAGCTCCAGGGTGGGGTGAGGCCGGCGACGACGGCGTCGCGGTCGCTGGTCAGGCCGGCGGCGAAGCCGCGGATCTCGGGGTATGCGGCATTGCGGGCGCGGTGGATCGAGGTGTCGAGGTGCTGTCCATCGACAGTGCACCCGACGGCCTCAGCTGACCGCTGCGATTTACGGTTGAGCTTCCGCCGCCGCCCGTTCATACAGGCGGGCCGCACGCAGCGGGGATCCGTTCCCGCGATGCAGATCGGCCGCCTCCTTCAGGCGCCCGGCAAGTTCCGCTTCCATGGCGCGTTCGTGCCACGATGCCGCCTCGTCGTCCGGCGAGTGAGCACTGGGGCCCGGCTGGTCCTGGTCCAGCCGCAGATCGTCGAGCAACTGACGCAGGTCATCGTTCGCCGACTGGGGGACCAGTTCCGGCAGCTCGCCCACCCACAACGCCCAGACCGGAATCGCGGTGCCCGGATCGAAGACCCAGCAGCCGCGCGGAGTGAGCACCACTGCGCGACTCTGCCCGGCATGGAACAGCTCGCGACGGGCTGACGGCGGCACCTGGGGGCGCAGCGAACAACCAAGAGGCAGATAGAGCGGGCCGGGCCCGAGGGCATACAGCGGCTGGCCGACCGGGATTCGCACCAGGATGCCGCCCGGCGCGATCAGCAGGTGCCGGTCGCGGCCCAGGAGGATCCGGGCGGTTTCGGCCAGCGGATCGCCCTCAAGTAGCAAACGGATGGTTGACAGCTCGGCATCGTCGACCAGCACGGCGTCCAGAGCCTGGCCCTCGGTGCGGCGCGGGACGATCCGTACCGCTGGCAGTTGCAGGTCTGGCAGCGCGGCCGGCGCTTCCTCCTCGATCAGCGGGTAGTCCTCGCCCAACTGGACCAGGCCGGCGCTGTCGGCGAACTCGCCGAGCGCGTCGAGGCGGCGACAGCCGAACGGCGAGGCGGCCAGGACCCACGTTCCGGCATCGACGAGACCGGCCAGCAGGTGGTCGTCGAGCGGGGCCGCAACGGTGTGTTCGATCAGCAGGTCGTCCTGGCTGCCCGCGATGCGGCAGGTGAGCGCGGCCGGATCCCGGGTCAGGGCGTTGACCAAGGACGGAGGCAGGTTGCCCCGATGCCCGGACACGGCCAGCTCGATCAGGGTTGTGGTGCCAGCCGGGCCGGGGAACAGCGGACTGAGGCGGACTGGCCGGT contains these protein-coding regions:
- a CDS encoding MerR family transcriptional regulator, whose product is MRIGELATRTGVSVRALRYYEEQELLTSTRSSGGQRHYADTAVDRVHLIQMLYGAGLSSRTILDLLPCIDAKVTTPQSQAMLNSERDRIDAQIAQLVEVRDRLNAVIALSLNPASGCTTVDSVTATP
- a CDS encoding SDR family oxidoreductase — protein: MRISGSVALVTGANRGLGKHFTQQLLARGATKVYATARNTELIDIAGVEKLRLDITDPQSVADAAAAAPDVTLLINNAGLATGANLVSGDLSKIRLEMDTHFYGTLGMVRAFAPVLASNGGGGILNTLSALSWFSYDGANAYSAAKAAAWSLTNGIRIELAGQGTLVTGLHLGAADTDMAAGYDGDKMAPADVVCAALDGIEAGKLEVIADEWSAYVKASLAGDPSAFYTAASAS
- a CDS encoding DUF4260 family protein, producing the protein MPYLSPVVVQRVEGVVVAALAVVVTVTAGYPWWSLLALFLVFDLSMLGYLRGPRLGASCYNLAHSYTLPVALGAVAVAAAGFGDRIDWLGVLALAWVFHIAVDRGLGYGLKTAEGFDHTHLGLIGKARARVGGPPDRRPPVSP
- a CDS encoding class F sortase, producing the protein MGARFTIRRVGLLTAAVASMVTAAVLVVSAPEAPPSPTTELSHQQLTAGSPPTPRPIDPTATPSGSVTPTASAGPGPTAVATAGTAVTVPSQPVLLAAGSVRLPRGGTARLVRRDIRADGTLPVPDGVTEVTWWGSELPAARGAAVLAGHVNWQGQVGPFAELWQAGQGERIEVTDRHGRLRRYRITEVHTVAKNDLPRRAPDLFGQYGPHRIVLVTCIGRWVGGLLGFEANRIVVGQPD
- a CDS encoding (4Fe-4S)-binding protein → MTSETRKKTYEGQKITVTFEAGRCWHAAECVRGLPEVFDTGQRPWIRPDGAEAERLAEVVRRCPSGALQYKLVDGGADTHHPHLADIEV
- a CDS encoding GNAT family N-acetyltransferase, whose translation is MAVRVSDVPEARRYEARVDGESMVAGVAQYIRTTELIALVHTEVSPEYEGKGVGAALARTALDEARAANLLVLATCPFIAGWIARHPEYQDLVYQAYSRVSD